In Zea mays cultivar B73 chromosome 7, Zm-B73-REFERENCE-NAM-5.0, whole genome shotgun sequence, the following proteins share a genomic window:
- the LOC542198 gene encoding protein indeterminate-domain 5, chloroplastic isoform X1 has product MAAASSAPFFGLGDTQMQPQQGSSSSLQQNSTAAPGAAAVPPPKKKRNQPGNPNPDAEVIALSPRTLLATNRFVCEVCNKGFQREQNLQLHRRGHNLPWKLKQKNPREARRRVYLCPEPTCVHHDPSRALGDLTGIKKHYCRKHGEKKWKCDKCSKRYAVQSDWKAHSKTCGTREYRCDCGTLFSRRDSFITHRAFCDALARESAQMPPLGAGLYVGPGSMSLGLSQIHGFADQAQSSSAAAAPQFDHIMPSSSGSSSMFRSQASASSPSYFLGGSAPPAAAQDFSEDGSQGSQGPLLHGKAHFHGLMMQLPEQQHQPGSSNAAVGANGSNILNLGFFSAGNSGGTSGSLQDARIAIQDQFNLSGSGSGSAEHGNNVMVASIGSHLGRGFPSLYSSSPSAGMAQNSATALLMKAAQMGSTTSSTTHNNHNGPTTTSTLLRATGFSGATGSGQLGTTGGRAAAGEEGAASHEAHFHELIMNSLAGGGFSGTAGFGGGVDDGKLSTRDFLGVGRGAATMAPPGLHMGALDPAQQMK; this is encoded by the exons ATGGCGGCCGCCTCGTCCGCGCCCTTCTTTGGGCTCGGCGACACGCAGATGCAGCCACAGCAGGGATCCAGCTCCTCTCTGCAGCAAAACTCCACAGCTGCTCCTGGCGCCGCGGCGGTGCCGCCGCCAAAGAAGAAGAGGAACCAGCCAGGCAACCCAA ATCCTGACGCGGAGGTGATCGCGCTGTCTCCGCGGACGCTGCTGGCGACGAACCGCTTCGTGTGCGAGGTGTGCAACAAGGGGTTCCAGCGGGAGCAGAACCTGCAGCTGCACCGGCGCGGCCACAACCTGCCGTGGAAGCTGAAGCAGAAGAACCCCAGGGAGGCCCGCCGCCGGGTGTACCTGTGCCCGGAGCCGACGTGCGTGCACCACGACCCGTCCCGGGCGCTGGGCGACCTCACGGGGATCAAGAAGCACTACTGCCGCAAGCACGGCGAGAAGAAGTGGAAGTGCGACAAGTGCAGCAAGCGCTACGCCGTGCAGTCCGACTGGAAGGCGCACTCCAAGACCTGCGGCACCCGCGAGTACCGATGCGACTGCGGCACCCTCTTCTCCAG GAGGGACAGCTTCATCACCCACCGCGCCTTCTGCGACGCGCTGGCTCGTGAGAGCGCGCAGATGCCGCCCCTGGGCGCCGGCCTCTACGTCGGTCCCGGCAGCATGAGCCTGGGGCTCTCCCAGATCCATGGCTTTGCAGATCAAGCCCAGTCctcttcagcagcagcagccccgCAGTTTGACCACATCATGCCATCGTCTTCGGGCTCCAGCTCCATGTTCCGTTCTCAGGCGTCGGCCTCCTCGCCATCTTACTTCCTCGGCGGCAGCGCCCCTCCTGCCGCCGCCCAGGATTTCTCCGAGGACGGCTCCCAAGGCAGCCAGGGCCCTCTGCTCCACGGCAAGGCGCACTTCCACGGCCTGATGATGCAGCTCCCCGAGCAGCAGCACCAGCCGGGCAGCAGCAACGCCGCCGTCGGCGCCAACGGTAGCAACATCCTGAACCTTGGGTTCTTCTCAGCCGGCAACAGCGGTGGCACGTCCGGCAGCCTGCAGGACGCGCGCATTGCCATCCAAGACCAGTTCAACCTCAGCGGCAGCGGCAGTGGAAGCGCAGAGCACGGCAACAACGTGATGGTGGCGTCCATCGGAAGCCACCTCGGCAGAGGCTTCCCTTCCCTGTACAGCTCGTCTCCGTCGGCCGGGATGGCCCAGAACTCGGCGACGGCGCTCCTGATGAAGGCGGCCCAGATGGGCTCGACGACGTCGAGCACCACCCACAACAACCACAACGGCCCTACTACGACTAGCACGCTGCTCCGTGCTACGGGCTTCAGCGGCGCCACCGGCAGCGGGCAGCTGGGGACTACTGGCGGCAGGGCCGCCGCGGGAGAAGAAGGGGCGGCGTCCCACGAGGCACACTTCCATGAGCTCATCATGAACTCTCTGGCCGGCGGCGGCTTCTCCGGCACCGCAGGGTTCGGCGGCGGCGTGGACGACGGCAAGCTGAGCACCAGAGACTTCCTCGGCGTCGGCAGGGGCGCCGCGACGATGGCGCCGCCCGGGCTCCACATGGGCGCCCTGGACCCGGCCCAGCAGATGAAATGA